The Lycium ferocissimum isolate CSIRO_LF1 chromosome 10, AGI_CSIRO_Lferr_CH_V1, whole genome shotgun sequence genome window below encodes:
- the LOC132034460 gene encoding uncharacterized protein LOC132034460, whose translation MDHIPSTPCDFVVDLEMCKSPSEEAASPDPIQVGKSFFNNICDDEELVKAENGLCMISNVKDKVKGLVADNSVEKKKLKDKRKSTSAKKPPRPPRGLSLDAADQKLIKEIAELTMIKRARIERIKALKKLKAAKASSTPSSTGSVLAFLFTVIFFLVLCFQGMSSGSSAVSSHDSPQPSGSRSNSFIIQQYYSDLSARTAAKSSGSPNLVEQVSGSDLRDGPKRVTT comes from the exons ATGGATCATATCCCATCAACACCTTGTGATTTTGTGGTTGATCTTGAGATGTGCAAGAGCCCGAGCGAAGAAGCAGCAAGTCCTGATCCTATTCAAGTAGGGAAGAGTTTTTTCAACAATATATGTGATGATGAAGAACTTGTTAAAGCTGAAAATGGGCTTTGTATGATCAGCAATGTAAAGGATAAGGTCAAGGGGTTAGTGGCTGATAATAGTGTAGAGAAGAAAAAACTGAAAGACAAGCGTAAATCCACAAGTGCTAAAAAGCCTCCCAGACCTCCAAGAGGATTGTCCTTGGATGCTGCTGACCAGAAACTTATCAAAGAGATCGCTGAACTCACAATGATTAAACGTGCACGGATTGAGCGAATCAAGGCTTTGAAGAAACTGAAAGCAGCAAAAGCATCTTCAACTCCATCTTCGACAGGCAGTGTCCTTGCCTTTCTGTTCACTGTCATCTTCTTTCTCGTGCTGTGTTTTCAAG GGATGTCCTCTGGAAGTTCAGCTGTGAGTTCTCATGATTCGCCTCAACCAAGTGGATCAAGGTCAAATAGCTTCATTATTCAACAATACTACTCCGATCTATCCGCCAGAACTGCTGCTAAGAGTTCTGGGTCACCCAA TTTAGTTGAGCAGGTTTCTGGTTCGGATCTGAGGGACGGCCCGAAAAGAGTCACGACTTGA